In the genome of Paenibacillus pabuli, the window AAAATCCGCTGGCGAAGCAGGAGTCAGTTGCGATTGAACAGCTTCAGGATTATCCATACCTGTCCTTCGATCAGGGGGAATATAACTCCTTCCATTTTTCAGAGGAGATCCTAAGCACACTTTCTCATCCCAAAAGCATACAGGTTAACGACCGGGCCACGTTGTTTAATCTGTTGATCGGTTTGAACGGATATACCATCTCGACAGGTGTGCTTAGTGCCGATCTGAACGGGAACGAGATCATCCCCGTCCCGCTGGAGTGTGAAGAGACCATTAATGTCGGTTGGATCAGCCACAAAAATGCTTCGCTTTCCAATCTCGGCGTGGAGTACGTTCAGGCTCTGCATGAGGCGATTCAATCCTAATTGGTCATGGGAAAACCGTTTCCGTTCCAGCGGAGTCGGTTTTTTTTAGAAACACATGTATAATCATTTGCGTAAAAGTACGAAGGGAGAACAGTCAGTGCGAGTTTTATACCGAAATAAGAGTGAACAACACGAGTTGACGATATATGACACCTCCAGGCTTTATGGGGAAAAGGGGAAGTTTCGTGTGCTGGAATTCTCCAATGCTGCAGTTCAGGGGGCCATGGATCTGGATAACCCATCCCGAATGGTACTGGAATATCCAAGAGCATTGGTTCACTTGATGGAACGAAATAATCCCGATTATGAATCGGTTTTTGTGGTTGGACATGGAATTGGAAGTTTATCTACCTACTTGTCTAACCGTCAAGTAAAAGTCGCCGAACTCGATGCGGAAGTCGTAGAGCTGAGCAGAACGTTCTTTGGATATAGTGGAGATCAAGTGATGGTTGGTGACGGTCGTGAACTATTGGAGCAGGAAGCCTCAGGCTCATACAATTATATTATTGTAGATGCTTTTACCGCTGCGGGAACACCCACACAGTTTACTTCAAGCACTTTTTTTGCGATGCTGAAAGACAAATTGCATTCTGGTGGTATCGTATTGCTGAATGTATTTGGTCGTGCAGGCAATGACAGACTTGTGAATGCGATTCATACGACATTACAGGAACACTTCACTTATACGCGCTCTTTTGCATTGCCAGCTGAGTCACCCGATGAAGTCCAAAATCGTATCTTGGTGGGCTGTGACAGCCCAATTTCATATCAATCGCGTCATATGGCAGGGTTTGTAGAACAGCAGTTGGGCGAAGGTTATATTATTGTGGACTCAGATGAATGTTAATTAATTTGTCAAAAAATTGTCAATCTTCCGATGTAATTATTCCAACTTCATAAACTATTTATTTCTTCTTAACAACTTTCGTATAAAATAGAAGGAATGTGCCTTTTCATGAAAACCGGGGGAAGCAATAATGATCGCAAAGAATAAAACATCCAGATTAAGAAGAAAAGTAAGAGAGAACAAAAAAATCAGCCTTACCGCTTTGTTGAGTGGATTGGTCACCATTGCCGTTTTGATGACATTGACCATTATGTTTATTTCATCTTATACATCCCAGAAGCAGTCGCTAATTGATAGTGCCCTCTCACTTAATTATTCAAGTGCCGTGCAGATGAGCCAAACACTGGACTCGTTGTTTCAATCCATGCAGACCAGTTTGAAGTATTCAGCTAATTATTTTCCGGAAATAGACTATGGAGATGCCAAAAAACTGGATTCCACACTGGATTTGATTCGAAACAGCAGTAATTATTTCAATTCGGTTTCTCTGATCGATGCATCGGGAATTATTCGGGGATCATCTCCCTATTTGGAAAAAAGCCTCGGACAGCCTATAACTTCTGATGCAGCCAAAAATGCGTTTAAATCGAGGTCTTCCTATATATCCGAAGCATACCGTGGGCCTTATTCGGAACGAAGAGTTGTATTTGTAAGTGAACCGATCTTCAGTCCATCAGGTGAATTCAATGGTTTAATTAGTGGGAGCATCTATTTGCAGGAAAACAACATCTTGAACCTGTCATTTGGCAGTCAGCTGAAGACCAGTAATGGCTCTTATTTTTTTATTGTTGATGCCAAAGGAACGTTGTTGTTTCATCCGGATACGGAGAGAATCGGTGAAAATCTAAGCAAAAATCAAGTTGTGCAGAAGTTGCTTCATGACCAGACAGGCAAAGAACAATACAAGAATCTGGCGGGTGTGGATTCACTCGCAGGTTATTATAAGGTTCCCACAACAGATTGGGGAGTTGTTGTTGTATCTCCAACCCAGATGGTATACGATCAACTGAATCAACATATCCGCATGCTGCTGCTGTACACTTCAGTGCCATTTCTAATCCTAACGCTGATTGTCATTCGTGTAGCGCGCAAG includes:
- a CDS encoding spermidine synthase, producing MRVLYRNKSEQHELTIYDTSRLYGEKGKFRVLEFSNAAVQGAMDLDNPSRMVLEYPRALVHLMERNNPDYESVFVVGHGIGSLSTYLSNRQVKVAELDAEVVELSRTFFGYSGDQVMVGDGRELLEQEASGSYNYIIVDAFTAAGTPTQFTSSTFFAMLKDKLHSGGIVLLNVFGRAGNDRLVNAIHTTLQEHFTYTRSFALPAESPDEVQNRILVGCDSPISYQSRHMAGFVEQQLGEGYIIVDSDEC
- a CDS encoding sensor domain-containing diguanylate cyclase, which translates into the protein MIAKNKTSRLRRKVRENKKISLTALLSGLVTIAVLMTLTIMFISSYTSQKQSLIDSALSLNYSSAVQMSQTLDSLFQSMQTSLKYSANYFPEIDYGDAKKLDSTLDLIRNSSNYFNSVSLIDASGIIRGSSPYLEKSLGQPITSDAAKNAFKSRSSYISEAYRGPYSERRVVFVSEPIFSPSGEFNGLISGSIYLQENNILNLSFGSQLKTSNGSYFFIVDAKGTLLFHPDTERIGENLSKNQVVQKLLHDQTGKEQYKNLAGVDSLAGYYKVPTTDWGVVVVSPTQMVYDQLNQHIRMLLLYTSVPFLILTLIVIRVARKLASPFVYLADLVNQVDQGKIDLPVMKPHWNREADLLTRTVLSALANFRKQRDQLTYDARTDVLTGMTNRRTFEEVIQHWIDEEVPFSIVVLDIDRFKSINDTYGHHAGDQVLKHIANIIKLSVRPQDVCSRFGGEEFVVLLRNTESKTAYQIAEQIRVSVEQSILPIDRSVTISAGIAEYPLHSTTGTELFHLADNALYQAKEEGRNRTITIQTVIK